A single Thermoanaerobacterium sp. RBIITD DNA region contains:
- a CDS encoding pilin produces the protein MLEKVKKPFKKTLLYLPVFAYVMMSKVYADTYSDPTKIETDGIKNFVWNIVSALTNVATVVAIGFVAWNGYKIMSSSTNPSRRAEAMSGLLWAILGAIVAIGAKWFVGVALGFKPNA, from the coding sequence ATGTTGGAAAAGGTTAAAAAGCCTTTTAAAAAGACATTATTGTATTTGCCTGTTTTTGCATATGTAATGATGTCTAAAGTATATGCAGATACTTATTCTGATCCTACGAAAATTGAGACGGATGGAATTAAAAATTTTGTTTGGAATATTGTAAGTGCATTGACAAATGTTGCAACAGTTGTCGCAATAGGTTTCGTTGCGTGGAATGGTTATAAAATAATGTCTAGTTCAACTAATCCTTCAAGGAGAGCAGAAGCAATGTCAGGACTTTTATGGGCAATTTTAGGTGCAATTGTTGCAATTGGTGCAAAGTGGTTTGTAGGAGTTGCATTAGGTTTCAAACCTAACGCTTAA